Genomic segment of Apium graveolens cultivar Ventura chromosome 7, ASM990537v1, whole genome shotgun sequence:
GGTCTGCTTATTCCATTTTGGTCATGCCTAACGTTTTCTATCAAACCTATGGTTGCTTCATCAAAATAGACCAAATATTCAACGGCCTCCTCGGCAATATATGCCTCTGCAATACAGCCTTCGAGATGAGCAGGGTTTCGTACATATCCCTTAAACGCCTTCATATATCTCTCGAAAGGATACATCCAATGAAGAAAGATTGGCGCGCAAAGCTTAACCCCTCTCACAAGATGAACTGAGAGATGGATCATCACATCGAAGAACGAAGGGAGAAAGTGTTTTTCTAGCTGGCATAATGTTTCCACCAACTCAGATTGCATTTTTTCCAATTTATCTACATCGATGACTTTACTGTAAATTGCCTTGAAAAATAAGCAAAACCTTATTATTGCGCACCTGACTTGTTTTTGCAGTACTGACCGAATTGAAATTGGAAGTAGATGATGCAATATCGTGTGGCAATCATGAAATTTCATTCCACCAAGCCAAAGTTTTTCCATATTTACAAGATTCTTAATATTTGAACAAAATCCATCCGGTAACTTCATTTGAAGAAAGGATGAGCAAACTACCTTTTTTCTGCATTTGATAAGTTCCATGAAGCCAAAGGTACCTTCTCTTTCTTGCCGGGAGTTTTTTGCCTCAGCTCCGTTCTTATTCCCATATCAGCCATATCAAGACGGACAGACTCCCTATCTTTTCTCTTTCCAGGAATATTTAGAAAAGTTCCGAGTAAAGCTTCACATATATTTTTCCCGATGTGCATCACATCGAGAACATGCCTAACCGGTAAAAACTTCCAATACTCAAGTTGGAAGAATATAGAAACCTTCTTCCAAACTGGTCGAGCTTCACCTTTCTTCCATCGAGGTTGGCGTTGTGTCTTACCAAAGACATGGTCCCTTAGATGTTGTACTCGTCCAAAAACCTGCTCACCAGTTAATGGAATAGGAGCAACATCCTTCTCAACAGTGTTATCAAAAGTTGTTTTCTGCTTTCTATACGGATGATGACGGGGCAACCACCTCCTATGCCTCATAACCACCGTCTTTCGATAATGAACGAGCCTAGTAGCCTTTGTGTTATCAACACAGACAGTACAAGCATTATACCCTTTAATTACGTTTCCTGACAAGTTTCCCAAGGCCGGATAATCACTTATTGTCCATAATAATATACCCCTAAGTAAGAAAGAATCTTGTTTATATGCGTCATACACTTATTTCCTGAGCCACAACTGTTGCAGATCTTCTATAAGCGGTTGAATGAACAGGTCGATATCATTTCCAGGCTCCGTTGGTCCTGATATTAACAAGCAGAGCATAATATACCTTCTTTTCATACAGAGCCAAGGTGGAAGGTTGTAAATTGATAGCAAAACCGTCCAACTAGAATAATCAGTACGGTTTCCATGAAAAGGATTGAAACCATCAGAGGATAGAGCTAACTGAAGGTTCCTGCTATCCGATACAAACTCAGGCCACTCTTTATCAACATCCTTCCATGTTTCCGAGTCAGTCGGATGCCTCATTTTACCATCCTTTTTTCGCTCAGTGTCATGCCAAGTCATGTCCATTGCAATTTGGGGTGTGTTGAACAAATTTCTTATTCTTGGCATCAACGGGAAATACCATAAAACCTTGACAGGGACTCCTTCCTATTCTTCTCCTTTCTTATTCAATTTCCATCTAGAGGCCTTACATATCCGACAAGTTGTCTCGTCTTCATTTATCTGGCCATGATATAAGAGACAATTATTCGGGCATGCGTGGATCTTCTCATACCCCATTCCTAATGCACATAAGGTTTTCTTTGCTTCACTGAAAGAAGAAGGGATATTGTTGCCTTCCGGAAGCAAATCCCCAATCAACAACAGAACATAGGAAAAACATAAATCAGACATACCATGTTTCACCTTCAAGTTGAATAACTTAACCAACGCTTTCATCTTAGTGTAATTCTCACAACCAGGATAGAGAGGTGCATGCTCACCTTTGACATGATTCATGAAATCTGAAAAATCGGAGGAAaaatcatcatcatcttcatcagctTCACCCATTCCTGTGTAGGACTGGTTTAAAGATACAGAGGAGTAGCTTTCATCCGGTAGAGAACTTTCTGCAGAATTTGCCTCCCCGTGCCATATCCAGCGTGTATAAGTTTCATCTATGCCATATTGAAAAAGGTGGTTTTTAACAGTTCGAGCATTCCAAGATTTGCTGTGTGCGCACTTTAAGCATGGACAACTTATTTTTCCTTCATTATAACCATTCTCAAAGGCAAACATCAGTAAATCCTCCAATCCTTTTTTAAACTCTTTTGTTCTTCTATCAGGTGTTAACCATGATATATCCATCTTTTGATACAAATAAACTGAAAAAAGAAAAATGTAAGCCGTCAAAAATAGAACATAGTACCATTAGACTATATCTTCAACTATTAAACACCAAATTTAACAGAGTACATGTGAGCACAAATTAAACAACTACAGATTAAGCACAAATTAAACTAAAGAGTCAACAAAAATTAAAGTAGAGCTAGATGAATCAAGCTACAAGTTAAACTCaaattaaaatagaaattatACCATTAAACACCAACTACAACTAAACAACAAATTATACCATTAAACAGAAGTAGAAATCCTACCAGTAAACACCAAAGTAAATAGAGTACGGGTGAGGAGTGAGCACAAATTAAACAACTACAAATTAAGCAGAAATTAAGCAAAAAATTcaacaaaaataaaacaaaagaTAGATGAGTCGAGCTTCAAGTCAAACTCAAATTAAAACAGCAATTATACCATTAAACACCAACTGCAACTAAAAAACAAATTATACCATTAAACACCAAATTAAACAGAAGTAGAAATCCTACCAGTAAACACCAAAGTAAACAGAGTACGGGTGAGCAGTGAGCATAAAGTAAATAACTATAAATTAAGCAGAAATTAAGCTAAAAATTCAACAAAAATAAAACAAGAGCTAGATGAGTCGAGGTTCAAGTTAAACTCAAATTAAAACAACAATTATACCATTAAACACTAACTGCAACTAAACAAAAAATTATACCATTAAACAATAAATTAAACAGAAGTAGAAATCCTACCAGTAAAGAGCAAAGTAAACATAGTACGGGTGAGCAGTGAGCACAAATTAAACAACTACAAATTAAGCAGAAATTACCTAACGAGCTTGCAAGTCGAGCTTCAAGTTGAGCTAACAGATCCAAAGAAACAATGGAGGTTGAATTACCTAACGGAGGTGAGAAAATCAAAGATACGGAGGCCGCCGTATGGAAAGAGTGAAAGAGTGAGGATATAGATGAGAAGTGAGTGAACGACCTAATTTGACTCAATTATTTTGCAGTTGGTCCGACATAATTAAAGCTCAATGATTGTCATGTTATCTTATTTTTTAGTTTGCGTTTATGTGATTTCCGGGTTTTTTAGTTCGGTTTTCTGTGATGTTCGGGTCAAAAACTGACTCGATTCATCCGGTATATGAATCGAGGACTCGGTTTAGGATTTGCGAGATCTAAATAGAGATCCGCGATTAAATCCTGCAGAGTCGTGGTTCGGGTTTCTGTGATGTCCGGGTCAAAAAACCGACTCGATTCATCCGGTATATGAATCGAGGACTTGGTTTAGGATTTGCGAGATCTAAATATAGATTCATGGTTAAATCCTGCAGATTCGTGGTTCGGGTTTCTGTGATGTCCGGGTTAAAAAACCGACTCGATTCATCCGGTATATGAATCGAGGACTCGGTTTAGGATTTTCGAGATCTAAATATAGATCCGTGGTTAAATCCTGCAGATTCGTGGTTCGGGTTTCTGTGATGTCCGGGTTAAAAAACTGACTCGATTAATCCGGTATATGAATCGAGGACTCGGTTTAGGATTTGTGAGATTTAAATATAGATCCGCGGTTAAATCCTGCAGATTCGTGGTTCGGGTTTCTGTGATGTTCGGGTTAAAAAACCAACTCAATTCATCCGGTATTTGAATCGAGTACTCAGTTTAGGATTTGCGAGATCTAAATATAGATCC
This window contains:
- the LOC141674350 gene encoding uncharacterized protein LOC141674350, with amino-acid sequence MDMTWHDTERKKDGKMRHPTDSETWKDVDKEWPEFVSDSRNLQLALSSDGFNPFHGNRTDYSSWTVLLSIYNLPPWLCMKRRGILLWTISDYPALGNLSGNVIKGYNACTVCVDNTKATRLVHYRKTVVMRHRRWLPRHHPYRKQKTTFDNTVEKDVAPIPLTGEQVFGRVQHLRDHVFGKTQRQPRWKKGEARPVWKKVSIFFQLEYWKFLPVRHVLDVMHIGKNICEALLGTFLNIPGKRKDRESVRLDMADMGIRTELRQKTPGKKEKAIYSKVIDVDKLEKMQSELVETLCQLEKHFLPSFFDVMIHLSVHLVRGVKLCAPIFLHWMYPFERYMKAFKGYVRNPAHLEGCIAEAYIAEEAVEYLVYFDEATIGLIENVRHDQNGISRPLSGATIIKPSKEDLQLAHLCFLQNSNDIGPYFE